The DNA segment CTCTCTCTCTCTCTCTCGATCGAATACGCATAGCCGTTCCGACACGACTGTGACGACCGGCGCCGGGACGGAGGTTCGCCGGAGTGGCGTTTCGCAGCCCTGCTCGGGGAGTGACCGTCCACACACTTTTTGCGATTCCCGGACGAGACCCGGCATGGACGGACTCGACCGCGACCGACGGCGCGCCGGATTCAGGAGACTGACGCGGCTCGCGTCGGCGCGGAGGGTCCTTCGCGAGGCGATCGTCGACGGGTGCTCCACGGGGTTCGAGTCGACAGGGGTCGAGTCGATTCCACTCGCCGAGGCGACCGGTCGCGTCCTCGCGGACGCCGTCGCGGCGCGATGGTCCGTACCAGGGCAAGCGCGTGCGGCGGCGGACGGCTACGCGGTGCGAGCGGCTGAGACGCACGGGGCGTCGAGTCACTCGCCGGCCGCCCTCTCGATGGTCGGTGTGGAGGGTTCGACGGTGACGGACAGTCTCGACGCGGGGACGGCTGTCGAGGTCAGTGCCGGTGACGTGCTCCCCGACGGAGCCGACGCCGTCGTGCCCATCGAACGGTCGACCGAGCTCCCAGAGGCCGGTGAACTGGAAGTCAGCGCAGCCGTCACCACCGGGGAGAACGTCGCGTCCGCCGGCGCGGACGTCGACGCCGGGACGACCCTCTACGACCGCGGTCACCGGCTCCGCCCGTCGGACCTCGGCCTGTTGCACTCGACGGGGATCGAATCCGTTTCGGTCGCCTTCGAGCCCGAGGTGGCCGTGATCCCGACCGGCGACGACCTCGTCGAGCCCGGAACGAACCCCGACCCCGGTCAGGTCGTCGAGACGGACGGGCGTACGGTCGCGTCGCTCGCCGATCGGTGGGGCGGAACCGTGACGCGCCACGACCTCGTCCCGACCGAGGAAGTGGTGCTCACGTCGGCGATCGAAGACGCGCTCGATCACGACGTCGTGGTGACCACCGGCGCCACCGCAGTCGGTGACCGCGACCGGCTCCCCGAGGTCGTAGACGCCCTCGGCCAGGTGCGCGTCCACGGCGTGGCGGTGTCGCCGGGCCGCACCGCCTGTTTCGGGACGGTCGCCGGGACGCCGGTGATCGGGCTCCCCGGCCCAGCGGTCGCGTGCATCGTCGCCGCCGTCCAGTTTCTCCGTCCGGCACTCTCGTGGCTCGTCGGCGAGTCGGTCCCCGACCACCCGACGATCTCGGCGACCCTGGATCGAAAGATCCCGAGCGAGCCGGGGATTCGGACGTTCGCCAGGGTGTCCCTGGAGCCGACCGTCGACGGCGACGCCCCGGGCGGCGACGCATCGATCGATCGTAGGTACCGGGCGGTCCCGACGCGAGTCGGCGGGCCCGGCGTTCTCTCGAGCGTCGCGCTCGCGGACGGCTGGGTCGTCGTCGAGGAATCGCTGGAAGGCATTCCCGCCGGCGAGCAAGTGGCCGTGGAGCTGTGGGAACGGTGACCGATACACCACCGTCTCGTGTGACATCCGATTACGTGTACCCGCTACGAGTGAGCCGTCGACCGACCCGCCGCCGTCCGCGACCGACGCGTCGATCGCCTCTCCGGAGTCGGCCACTGGATCACGCACGATCGCGCGGCGGCCGTTGCCGATCGCCTGATCGCCCACCTCACCGACGACTCCGGGTGAGACGACTACAGAGACCGGTCGTCCGGTATCGGGTGCGTATCCGGGCTCGGGTGCGTATCCGGGCTCGGGTGTGTATCTGGGCTCGTCACAGTCGGGACACCCTTTAGGCGCCTCGTCGTATCCCGCGGTATGCCTCACAAGGAGTTTCGCGACCTGGTCGATCCGGAGACCGCGCGCGAGGCCGTGTTCGACCTTCCGATCCCGGCCGGAACCGATCGCGTCTCCCTCCAGGATGCGGCCGGTCGGGTGCTGGCCGAGCGCGTCGACGCGACGATCGACGTGCCCGGGTTCGATCGCGCCAGCCTGGACGGCTACGCGCTCCGGTCGGCGGACACCGTCGGTGCGGACGAGGCGAATCCCGCGCACCTCTCCGTCGTCGGGACGGTCCACGCGGGCGA comes from the Halovivax cerinus genome and includes:
- a CDS encoding molybdopterin molybdotransferase MoeA; its protein translation is MDGLDRDRRRAGFRRLTRLASARRVLREAIVDGCSTGFESTGVESIPLAEATGRVLADAVAARWSVPGQARAAADGYAVRAAETHGASSHSPAALSMVGVEGSTVTDSLDAGTAVEVSAGDVLPDGADAVVPIERSTELPEAGELEVSAAVTTGENVASAGADVDAGTTLYDRGHRLRPSDLGLLHSTGIESVSVAFEPEVAVIPTGDDLVEPGTNPDPGQVVETDGRTVASLADRWGGTVTRHDLVPTEEVVLTSAIEDALDHDVVVTTGATAVGDRDRLPEVVDALGQVRVHGVAVSPGRTACFGTVAGTPVIGLPGPAVACIVAAVQFLRPALSWLVGESVPDHPTISATLDRKIPSEPGIRTFARVSLEPTVDGDAPGGDASIDRRYRAVPTRVGGPGVLSSVALADGWVVVEESLEGIPAGEQVAVELWER